One genomic region from Kiritimatiellia bacterium encodes:
- a CDS encoding O-antigen ligase family protein: MHDASTIKKAASLPDTQETPGWFYRFGRALIALTLLVVSVSYDISVAEVSGDLRWFLIHGTAMILAAAYFLSRTASVRNEIDLQAPPIIWLTLFLAVWSALSMFWTLSPYHTWWSLKHFLGYVVLFAFVCLLRSEKWYENLLWIAAAGVGFNCLIGIAQFHNVSDADITIVFPFWKHIAAGFSGLLRILYFLDNTDKAMADTLPFFHQDIFLDLFRQAAPPAGTLANKNLFGSYLVLTLPTVFYLFLSSPKKPARGAAAVLFAAGMIALFYTRSRASWLSALCAAFFFISWMLLCRTYRQIIKVFFNKTVLILLAAACLAVIGGVSLRDKSGMQSATERIHSLVRMPMQAHAARIAYNLNGLAMIGDRPFHGVGLGAFHTAYPAYYRAVCPTPSGGFSMNARPSRMHNDLEQAFVELGIFGGLAYIGVFLTLLMMTWRIGNKAKTYAPRLLSLCLMTGIIGLGINSLMDFPLQLPLAPTLLWIFAGIITGIYVMRVEKADIDLRIKLVLPRFVYIFLAIASIAGCLAVFRDDWSRRKGDQYLKITIALASAGRFDEQTLLLLRKSMDCYKWNVRLQEYRALIYANYHGKKIHVSTKEKIREVEDAAKYDPYSPHKLINLGGLYIIYSRELAAANRNVEALQYARKAENIFNAMLKYPGFFTDMTYAIGGMAHMIQGVLQPSVDVPRLNIARALLEKALAINPRHETAREALKMTEALRKHN; this comes from the coding sequence ATGCATGATGCCTCCACAATCAAAAAGGCCGCCAGCCTTCCGGACACGCAGGAAACTCCGGGTTGGTTCTACAGATTCGGGCGGGCGCTGATCGCCCTGACTCTGCTGGTGGTCTCGGTATCCTACGATATTTCCGTTGCCGAAGTTTCCGGCGATCTGCGTTGGTTTCTGATTCATGGAACAGCCATGATTCTGGCGGCGGCATACTTTTTGTCCCGTACGGCCTCGGTTCGGAATGAAATAGATTTGCAAGCGCCGCCGATTATATGGCTGACGTTATTCCTGGCTGTCTGGTCGGCGCTCTCCATGTTCTGGACGCTCAGTCCGTATCACACATGGTGGTCATTAAAACATTTTCTGGGATATGTCGTTCTGTTTGCATTCGTCTGCTTATTGCGCAGTGAAAAATGGTATGAAAACCTGCTGTGGATTGCAGCCGCGGGGGTTGGTTTTAATTGTCTGATCGGCATCGCTCAATTTCATAATGTCAGCGATGCTGACATTACGATTGTTTTCCCCTTCTGGAAGCATATTGCCGCCGGATTTTCCGGACTGCTGCGAATCCTTTATTTTCTGGACAACACGGATAAAGCCATGGCCGACACATTGCCGTTTTTTCATCAGGATATTTTCCTTGATCTGTTCCGTCAGGCCGCTCCTCCGGCCGGCACTTTGGCCAATAAAAACCTGTTTGGATCCTATTTAGTTCTAACCCTGCCGACCGTCTTCTATCTATTTCTATCCAGCCCCAAGAAGCCGGCCCGGGGCGCCGCGGCCGTGTTATTCGCTGCGGGCATGATCGCCTTGTTTTATACCCGCAGCCGCGCCAGTTGGCTTTCCGCGTTGTGCGCGGCATTTTTTTTTATAAGCTGGATGTTATTGTGCCGGACGTATCGGCAGATTATTAAAGTTTTTTTTAACAAAACGGTTTTGATTTTGCTGGCTGCGGCGTGTCTTGCGGTCATTGGCGGCGTCAGCCTGCGAGACAAAAGCGGGATGCAAAGCGCCACGGAACGGATTCACAGTCTGGTCAGGATGCCCATGCAGGCCCATGCCGCACGTATTGCCTATAACCTGAATGGACTGGCCATGATCGGCGACCGCCCTTTTCATGGTGTCGGTCTTGGAGCTTTCCATACGGCTTATCCTGCCTACTATCGGGCTGTCTGTCCGACGCCATCCGGCGGTTTCAGCATGAACGCGCGCCCATCACGGATGCATAACGATCTTGAACAGGCCTTTGTGGAACTGGGAATTTTTGGCGGTTTGGCGTATATCGGTGTCTTTTTGACTCTGTTGATGATGACTTGGCGAATCGGGAACAAAGCCAAAACCTATGCCCCCCGCTTGCTGTCGCTATGCCTGATGACCGGAATTATCGGACTGGGCATTAATTCGTTAATGGATTTTCCTTTACAGCTTCCTCTGGCTCCCACGCTGTTATGGATCTTTGCCGGTATAATAACCGGCATATATGTCATGCGCGTTGAGAAGGCCGATATCGACCTGCGGATAAAACTTGTTCTTCCGCGCTTTGTTTATATTTTCCTGGCCATCGCCTCAATAGCCGGTTGTCTGGCAGTATTCCGGGACGACTGGTCCCGTCGCAAGGGGGATCAATACCTGAAGATAACCATCGCGCTGGCGTCCGCCGGACGTTTTGACGAGCAAACCCTGCTGTTACTGCGCAAATCCATGGACTGCTATAAGTGGAATGTCCGATTGCAGGAATACCGCGCCTTGATTTACGCCAACTACCATGGTAAAAAAATTCATGTTTCCACCAAAGAAAAAATCCGCGAGGTTGAGGACGCCGCAAAATATGACCCTTACTCGCCGCACAAACTAATTAATCTTGGCGGGCTTTACATTATTTACTCGCGTGAACTTGCGGCCGCAAACCGTAACGTTGAGGCTCTGCAATACGCCCGAAAGGCTGAAAATATATTCAATGCAATGCTTAAATATCCCGGATTTTTTACGGACATGACCTATGCCATTGGCGGTATGGCGCATATGATCCAAGGCGTTTTACAGCCATCCGTTGACGTTCCCCGTCTGAATATTGCCCGCGCTTTGCTGGAAAAAGCGCTGGCAATAAACCCCCGCCACGAAACCGCCCGCGAAGCTCTGAAAATGACCGAGGCGTTACGGAAACACAATTAA
- a CDS encoding MBG domain-containing protein, with translation MLTVPSDVSSTDYLLSTNQPWMSVANADGEVSGTVPSPGSTNITVTVSTNGLAVGNYVGTIANDAPGVTGWTNVTVNLNVVLPPAPTNLYFKAVYKETPSPQNFNLVVPADVSSTAYLLGTNQTWLSVADSEGEVSGTVLSGATNMITVSIVPDAVSPTELSVGRHTGTITVGSHWLDVPVIFDVVLKPDPTNLSFNARYGDTAQITNNFALRVPDDVSPTAYLLSTNQPWLSVANAEGEVSGTVLTDASTNITVVISPSGLSVGGSTGTVTVGSNWLDVTVSVAVDRGLDAIWFSGINQTYNGSAISVTATSTHDNVVGLTYNGGGAPTDVGTYVVTGIVNTVNWTGTNTATLTIIKATPAVTTWPTASAITCGQTLADSELSGGAASVAGAFAFDSPGTKPDAGTYTAAVTFTPTDTDNYNTVAGTVNVTVDKATPAVTTWPTASAITCGQTLADSELSGGAASVAGAFAFDSPGTKPDAGTYTAAVTFTPTDTDNYNTVAGTVSVNVQEIKFVEGDFDNDGAADPYAVIGSNWYIWFSGLGYQLGGGPFNFGAAGTPVAADFDGDGAADPAMVAASGEWYIWFSSLEYQLGGGPFNFGAAGTPVAADFDGDGAADPAMVVNGKWTIWMSLYGYVPQGPFDFSVSGADPIPLAGDFDGDGAADPAMVVNGKWTIWMSLYGYVPQGPFDFSVSGADPMPMAGDFDGDGAADPAMVVDGNWTIWMSLYGYVPQGPFPFMP, from the coding sequence GTGCTGACCGTTCCAAGCGATGTTTCGTCCACCGACTATCTGCTCAGCACAAACCAGCCCTGGATGAGCGTAGCGAACGCCGACGGCGAAGTGTCTGGCACGGTGCCCTCTCCCGGATCCACAAACATTACGGTAACAGTGTCAACGAACGGACTTGCCGTTGGGAACTATGTCGGTACGATTGCGAATGACGCGCCAGGCGTTACGGGCTGGACGAATGTAACCGTTAATTTGAATGTTGTATTGCCGCCCGCCCCCACAAATCTTTATTTTAAGGCGGTTTATAAAGAAACACCAAGTCCGCAAAATTTTAATCTGGTTGTCCCCGCTGACGTGTCGTCCACCGCCTACCTGCTGGGCACAAATCAGACCTGGTTGAGCGTGGCGGATTCAGAAGGCGAAGTGTCGGGCACGGTTCTTTCCGGCGCGACCAATATGATAACGGTAAGTATTGTTCCGGATGCCGTATCTCCGACCGAACTCTCCGTCGGCAGGCATACCGGCACAATCACGGTCGGCTCCCATTGGTTGGATGTGCCGGTGATTTTTGACGTTGTTTTAAAACCTGATCCCACGAATTTGAGCTTTAACGCCCGTTATGGAGACACGGCTCAAATTACAAATAATTTTGCGCTGAGGGTTCCAGATGACGTGTCACCCACCGCCTATCTGCTCAGCACAAACCAACCCTGGCTGAGCGTGGCGAACGCCGAGGGTGAAGTTTCGGGCACGGTTCTCACTGACGCTTCCACCAATATAACCGTAGTCATATCGCCGAGCGGTCTCTCCGTTGGCGGTTCCACCGGTACGGTCACGGTCGGCTCCAATTGGCTGGATGTGACCGTTAGCGTTGCTGTTGACCGCGGACTTGACGCGATCTGGTTCAGCGGCATAAACCAAACTTACAACGGATCGGCGATTTCCGTAACGGCTACAAGCACGCATGACAACGTCGTGGGTTTAACCTATAACGGAGGTGGAGCGCCAACAGATGTCGGCACATATGTTGTGACAGGTATTGTGAATACTGTAAACTGGACCGGCACAAATACAGCAACATTGACAATTATCAAAGCCACGCCGGCGGTAACAACCTGGCCCACGGCTTCTGCAATCACATGCGGGCAAACGCTGGCGGATTCAGAATTGAGCGGCGGGGCCGCGTCTGTGGCGGGCGCATTTGCCTTTGACAGCCCGGGCACAAAGCCGGATGCGGGCACGTATACGGCCGCGGTAACGTTCACTCCGACCGATACGGACAACTATAACACCGTTGCCGGGACTGTGAATGTGACGGTAGACAAAGCCACGCCGGCGGTAACAACCTGGCCCACGGCTTCTGCAATCACATGCGGGCAAACGCTGGCGGATTCAGAATTGAGCGGCGGGGCCGCGTCTGTGGCGGGCGCATTTGCCTTTGACAGCCCGGGCACAAAGCCGGATGCGGGCACGTATACGGCCGCGGTAACGTTCACTCCGACCGATACGGACAACTATAACACCGTTGCCGGAACCGTGAGCGTGAACGTCCAGGAGATTAAGTTTGTTGAAGGTGACTTTGACAATGACGGCGCGGCCGATCCATACGCGGTGATCGGTAGTAATTGGTATATCTGGTTTTCCGGTCTGGGGTATCAGTTGGGCGGCGGGCCGTTTAATTTCGGCGCGGCGGGTACGCCCGTGGCGGCTGACTTTGACGGCGACGGCGCCGCTGATCCGGCCATGGTGGCCGCCAGTGGCGAATGGTATATCTGGTTTTCCAGTCTGGAGTATCAGTTGGGCGGCGGGCCGTTTAATTTCGGCGCGGCGGGTACGCCTGTGGCGGCCGACTTTGACGGCGACGGCGCCGCTGATCCGGCCATGGTGGTCAACGGCAAGTGGACGATCTGGATGTCATTATATGGATATGTTCCGCAGGGGCCGTTTGACTTTTCGGTGTCCGGCGCTGATCCGATACCGCTGGCTGGCGATTTTGACGGCGACGGCGCCGCTGATCCGGCCATGGTAGTCAACGGCAAGTGGACGATCTGGATGTCCCTGTATGGATATGTCCCGCAGGGGCCGTTTGACTTTTCGGTGTCCGGAGCCGATCCGATGCCGATGGCTGGCGATTTTGACGGCGACGGCGCCGCTGATCCGGCCATGGTGGTTGATGGTAACTGGACAATCTGGATGTCCCTGTATGGATATGTCCCGCAAGGACCGTTCCCGTTCATGCCGTAA